In Gymnogyps californianus isolate 813 chromosome 1, ASM1813914v2, whole genome shotgun sequence, the following are encoded in one genomic region:
- the LOC127013165 gene encoding coiled-coil domain-containing protein 70-like codes for MSDSKDKDSLRKVSNLSLLPPSAISSHMTQFNQTLWKENRALREENQNLQQKNRAFCMENKVYYQENQSIQRQNKVLWEENKILQEKHRGSSEETKHLEKQQKALQQQNKALREEIKALKGQGRAFAMEEKALQQEILALWEENKAFKEQLKALQKDNKAIQEEEKALCEEKNALSGEKFALQEENRALQDEKKALQSQEKALQEEHKVLHEWNKILQEEE; via the coding sequence ATGTCTGACTCAAAGGATAAAGATTCTTTAAGGAAGGTCAGCAATTTATCTCTGCTGCCCCCATCTGCCATCTCCTCTCACATGACACAATTTAACCAAACACTCTGGAAGGAGAATCGGGCCCTTCGAGAAGAGAATCAAAACCTTCAGCAAAAGAACAGAGCTTTTTGTATGGAGAACAAAGTCTATTATCAGGAGAATCAAAGTAtccaaagacaaaacaaagtcCTTTGGGAAGAGAATAAAATCCTTCAAGAGAAGCATAGGGGCTcttcagaggaaacaaagcaccttgagaaacagcaaaaggccctccaacaacaaaataaagccCTCAGAGAAGAGATTAAGGCTCTCAAAGGACAAGGAAGAGCATTTGCAATGGAGGAAAAAGCTCTTCAGCAAGAGATTTTAGCTTTATGGGAGGAAAACAAGGCCTTCAAGGAGCAGCTTAAGGCTCTTCAAAAGGACAACAAAGCCAttcaggaagaggagaaagctctttgtgaggaaaaaaatgccctcAGTGGGGAGAAATTTGCCCTCCAAGAGGAGAACAGGGCCCTTCAAGATGAGAAAAAGGCTCTACAAAGTCAGGAGAAAGCTCTCCAGGAAGAGCACAAAGTCCTCCATGAATGGAATAAGATACTTCAAGAGGAGGAATAA